In a single window of the Botrytis cinerea B05.10 chromosome 12, complete sequence genome:
- the Bcuba1 gene encoding Bcuba1 — translation MMTAIHTKDKDMETKMQVDESVVGNNEIDESLYSRQLYVLGHEAMKRMGASNVLIVGLKGLGVEIAKNIALAGVKSLTLYDPAPAAISDLSSQFFLHPEDVGKPRAEVTAPRVAELNAYTPVSVHKSSSLTEDLAQFDRYQVVVLTNTPLKDQIIIGDYLHNKGIYLVVADTFGLFGSIFCDFGDKFTVLDPTGEAPVSGIVAGIDEEGLVSALDETRHGLEDGDYVTFTELEGLEALNGAEPRKVTVKGPYTFSIGDVTGLGQYKKGGMYQQVKMPKFIDFKPLSVALKDPEHLISDYAKFDRPQQLHVGFQALHGFQESQGRLPRPMNGEDSLVIIESAKTFIKNQKLDIEVDDKLIAELSYQAQGDLNPMAAFFGGLAAQEVLKAVSGKFHPINQWMYFDSLESLPTSFKRTEETCKPLNSRYDGQIAVFGQEYQEKLSNITQFLVGAGAIGCEMLKNWAMIGLATGPKGKIFVTDMDSIEKSNLNRQFLFRPKDVGKLKSDCAAEAVQAMNPDLKGHIVTMRDRVGQDTEHIFNEQFWYQLDGVTNALDNVDARTYVDRRCVFFRKPLLESGTLGTKCNTQVVLPHLTESYSSSQDPPEQSFPMCTLRSFPNKIEHTIAWSRELFESYFVKPAETVNLYLTQPDYLDKTLKQGGQEKATLETILDFLVEDKPLSVEDCIKWARLQFEKQYNNNIQQLLYNFPKDSTTSSGTPFWSGPKRAPDPLKFDPKNQYHWDFVVAGASLHAFNYGINTTGLNSSTIQKVLDNMIIPDFSPSSSVKIQADDSEPDPNAATSSSFDDSTELQNLTDKLPSPKSLAGLKLSPVEFEKDDDTNHHIDFITAASNLRAENYKIELADRHKTKFIAGKIIPAIATTTALATGLVIMEFYKIVDGKDDIEQYKNGFVNLALPFFGFSEPIASPKATYKGHSGEVSIDKLWDRFEVEDITLQELINDFSKNKGLDITMLSSGVSLLYASFFPKAKLADRMKLKLSELVELISKKPIPSHQKTVIFEICVEDQDEEDVEVPYIMMKLGN, via the exons ATGATGACG GCCATACACACAAAAGATAAAGACATGGAGACGAAGATGCAGGTAGATGAGTCGGTGGTCGGCAATAACGAGATCGATGAATCGCTTTACAGCAGACAACTTTACGTTCTAGGACATGAGGCCATGAAGCGTATGGGCGCTTCGAATGTGCTGATTGTGGGACTCAAGGGACTCGGTGTCGAGATTGCAAAGAATATTGCTTTGGCAGGTGTCAAAAGTCTTACCCTTTATGATCCTGCGCCCGCCGCCATCTCCGAcctttcatctcaattctttttaCATCCTGAAGATGTTGGGAAGCCAAGAGCGGAAGTGACCGCACCACGCGTTGCTGAGCTAAACGCATACACTCCGGTTTCCGTTCACAAGTCTTCAAG CTTAACAGAGGACCTCGCTCAATTCGATCGATACCAAGTCGTTGTCCTGACCAATACTCCACTCAAAGACCAAATCATCATTGGTGATTATTTACATAACAAGGGAATCTACCTGGTAGTTGCAGATACATTTGGTCTCTTTGGATCAATCTTTTGCGACTTTGGTGATAAGTTCACCGTTCTCGACCCCACAGGCGAAGCTCCAGTCAGCGGTATTGTTGCTGGAATCGACGAGGAAGGCTTAGTATCCGCCTTGGACGAAACACGACATGGccttgaagatggagattacGTTACTTTCACCGAGTTGGAAGGGTTAGAAGCTTTGAACGGCGCAGAGCCTCGAAAAGTAACGGTAAAGGGTCCATACACTTTCTCTATCGGAGATGTTACTGGACTTGGTCAATACAAGAAGGGTGGAATGTACCAACAGGTCAAAATGCCAAAATTCATTGACTTCAAGCCACTGTCGGTTGCTTTGAAGGACCCAGAACATCTCATTTCCGACTATGCGAAATTCGATCGTCCTCAACAGCTCCATGTTGGTTTCCAGGCTCTTCATGGATTCCAAGAATCGCAAGGTCGTCTTCCAAGACCGATGAATGGGGAAGACTCCTTAGTCATTATCGAGTCTGCAAAGAccttcatcaaaaatcaaaagctgGATATTGAAGTAGATGACAAATTGATCGCCGAATTAAGTTACCAAGCTCAAGGTGATTTGAACCCGATGGCAGCTTTCTTCGGTGGTCTTGCAGCCCAAGAAGTATTGAAGGCTGTTTCTGGGAAATTCCacccaatcaatcaatggatGTACTTCGACTCTTTGGAGTCCCTTCCTACCAGTTTCAAACGAACCGAGGAAACATGCAAACCCCTCAACTCTCGATATGATGGTCAAATTGCTGTATTTGgtcaagaatatcaagagaagCTTTCCAACATCACCCAATTTTTGGTGGGCGCTGGTGCTATTGGTTGCGAAATGTTGAAGAATTGGGCCATGATTGGTTTAGCCACAGGCCCCAAGGGTAAGATCTTTGTCACTGATATGGATTCGATCGAAAAGAGCAACCTTAATCGTCAGTTCCTCTTCAGACCTAAAGATGTTGGCAAGTTGAAGAGTGATTGTGCTGCCGAGGCAGTTCAAGCAATGAACCCTGATCTCAAGGGTCATATTGTTACCATGCGTGATCGAGTTGGTCAAGATACCGAACATATCTTCAACGAACAATTCTGGTATCAACTTGATGGTGTTACTAACGCCCTCGATAATGTCGATGCACGAACTTACGTTGATCGTCGTTGTGTCTTTTTCCGAAAGCCTTTGTTGGAGAGTGGAACCCTTGGCACTAAGTGTAACACACAAGTTGTTCTCCCTCACTTGACCGAGTCATATTCCAGCTCTCAGGATCCTCCCGAGCAATCTTTCCCAATGTGTACCCTTCGAAGTTTCCCCAACAAGATTGAACATACCATTGCCTGGTCTCGAGAATTATTCGAATCATACTTTGTCAAGCCAGCAGAAACAGTCAATTTATACCTCACTCAACCAGATTACCTTGATAAGACCTTGAAACAGGGTGGCCAAGAAAAAGCAACCCTAGAAACGATTCTAGATTTCTTGGTTGAGGACAAGCCATTGTCTGTTGAGGACTGTATCAAGTGGGCTCGTCTACAATTCGAGAAGCAATACAACAATAACATTCAACAATTACTGTACAACTTTCCTAAGGATTCAACTACATCGAGTGGCACACCCTTCTGGTCTGGACCAAAACGTGCTCCAGATCCATTGAAGTTTGACCCAAAGAACCAATATCATTGGGATTTCGTTGTCGCTGGTGCTAGTCTTCACGCCTTCAACTATGGAATCAACACCACTGGTCTCAACTCCAGCACGATTCAAAAAGTTCTTGATAACATGATCATCCCCGATTTCTCTCCCAGCTCTTCTGTCAAGATTCAAGCTGATGACAGTGAACCT GATCCAAATGCTGCAACTAGCTCATCTTTCGATGACAGCACGGAGCTTCAAAATCTCACGGATAAGCTTCCATCGCCTAAATCATTGGCTGGTTTGAAACTTTCACCAGTAGAGTTTGAAAAGGATGATGATACGAACCACCACATCGATTTCATCACTGCTGCCAGTAACTTGCGTGCCGAGAATTACAAGATTGAGCTTGCCGATAGACACAAGACAAAGTTCATTGCTGGCAAGATTATTCCTGCCATTGCAACTACTACTGCTCTTGCCACGGGATTGGTAATCATGGAATTTTACAAGATTGTTGATGGTAAAGACGATATTGAGCAATACAAGAATGGCTTTGTCAACTTAGCCTTACCTTTCTTTGGATTCAGTGAACCTATCGCTAGTCCAAAGGCTACATACAAAGGTCACTCGGGAGAAGTCTCTATTGACAAACTCTGGGATCGATTTGAGGTTGAGGACATTACTCTTCAAGAACTCATCAATGACTTTTCAAAGAACAAGGGTCTCGATATCACTATGCTGAGTTCAGGTGTTAGTCTCTTGTATGCCAGCTTTTTCCCCAAGGCAAAGTTGGCGGATCGAATGAAATTGAAGCTCAGTGAACTTGTTGAGCTCATTTCTAAGAAGCCTATTCCAAGTCATCAAAAGACGGTGATCTTTGAAATTTGTGTTGAagatcaagatgaagaagatgtagAAGTTCCTTACATTATGATGAAGTTGGGCAATTAA